The window AACCTTCCTTGCCCTTCCTCCAGATTCACCTCCTACCACAATCCAAGATAGTCCATAATAATTATTATAAGATATATCACCTAATAGCGGCTCAAAGGATACAAATTTAATCTGAGCAGAAGACCTTTTTAACAAGTCAATTCTTCCAGCTTCATCTTCACTTTCTACAGAAACTCCTAACCAGATGTTATCTGACCAGCACAAGCTTTTAGATAATCCTACTACCCTATCAATTCGTTTGGTCAATATCTGGAACTGATGAATCGGTGTTTGATTCATAATCTGAAAAATGCGATTAATATAAGGCTCTTGTATATCTTCATGAAAAAGATCACTCATTGAGTTAACAAAAACTTTCGAGGGTCTTTTCCATCTCATTGGATCAAATAATCGATTTGGAGCTAACGACAGTTGAAATCCATTTTTATATTGTGCAATACCTCGCTTTTGTTGCATCTTTGCCCAACGCTCAGCATAGCAGTATTTGCATCCAGGAGAAATTTTAGTGCATCCAGTTGTTGGGTTCCATGTAACTTCCGTCCACTCAATATTTGATCGGTTCATGTGAGCTAGATTTTTGATAGCTCATTTATACAATCGGCAGTTGCCGAAGGCTTCGATACTTTATAATATCTCCGAAGCATACCATGAAACTTTCCTCCTAACCATTTTTCTTC of the Paraflavitalea devenefica genome contains:
- a CDS encoding DUF5131 family protein — protein: MNRSNIEWTEVTWNPTTGCTKISPGCKYCYAERWAKMQQKRGIAQYKNGFQLSLAPNRLFDPMRWKRPSKVFVNSMSDLFHEDIQEPYINRIFQIMNQTPIHQFQILTKRIDRVVGLSKSLCWSDNIWLGVSVESEDEAGRIDLLKRSSAQIKFVSFEPLLGDISYNNYYGLSWIVVGGESGGRARKVEKEWVLKIRDNCKRQNIPFFFKQWGKRIFNPDLSDPTLVKAHPLYAKGGCMIDGQVYKEFPTK